In the Pseudomonadota bacterium genome, one interval contains:
- a CDS encoding entericidin A/B family lipoprotein translates to MNNRRNLRDTVLAILLSVAVLGMYGCNTVEGFGRDLEKLGDKIEKKAEQKKHY, encoded by the coding sequence ATGAACAATCGTAGAAACCTGAGAGACACGGTACTCGCGATCCTGCTGTCGGTAGCGGTGCTTGGCATGTATGGATGCAATACCGTCGAGGGGTTCGGCAGGGACCTGGAAAAACTCGGCGATAAGATCGAGAAAAAGGCCGAGCAAAAGAAGCACTACTAA
- a CDS encoding toll/interleukin-1 receptor domain-containing protein, translating to MYNLLSQGLQEQRLPNIFVSYAHVDNKPFSGEEKGWVTHFVNNLRNEVNRKMGREENYSLWMDFRLKGSDELTPELEKQVSQADTLLLFLSPGWLASKWCRRELEIFTGAPAKQHSGQVFVVEADSLETTRKPEVLRDCLGYRLWEKTDEDRIRKLGYPVPRPDWQEHSKYFTRLFDLSQDLANRLQDIAGDAPATTPGTKATVYVAYSRTRFWLTARSP from the coding sequence TTGTACAATTTGCTGAGCCAAGGACTGCAGGAACAACGCTTGCCAAACATCTTCGTCAGTTACGCCCATGTCGATAACAAGCCGTTCTCCGGCGAGGAGAAAGGATGGGTTACCCATTTCGTCAATAATCTTCGCAACGAAGTTAACCGGAAGATGGGGCGCGAGGAAAACTACAGCCTGTGGATGGACTTTCGGCTCAAGGGCAGCGACGAACTTACCCCCGAATTAGAGAAACAGGTCAGTCAGGCAGATACCCTGCTGCTCTTTCTTTCGCCCGGCTGGCTTGCTTCGAAGTGGTGCCGGCGGGAACTGGAGATATTCACCGGTGCTCCGGCCAAACAACATTCCGGGCAAGTCTTCGTGGTAGAAGCGGATAGCTTGGAAACGACAAGAAAACCGGAAGTCCTACGCGATTGCTTGGGTTATCGCTTATGGGAAAAGACCGATGAGGACAGAATTCGCAAGCTGGGCTATCCGGTTCCTCGACCCGATTGGCAGGAACACTCAAAATACTTCACCCGTCTGTTTGACCTTTCGCAAGACCTCGCCAACAGACTTCAAGATATCGCGGGTGATGCCCCGGCTACTACTCCGGGAACCAAAGCCACCGTCTACGTTGCGTACAGCCGAACGAGGTTCTGGCTCACCGCCCGCTCGCCTTGA